One region of Tachysurus vachellii isolate PV-2020 chromosome 11, HZAU_Pvac_v1, whole genome shotgun sequence genomic DNA includes:
- the sypb gene encoding synaptophysin b has translation MDVVNQLVATGQFTVIKQPLGFIKILQWFFAIFAFSTCGSYSGVFRLSVECKNRTDSDLDIAVEFSYPFRLHQVWFDVPKCKGPEQERLFLEGDYSSSAEFFVTTGVLSFLYSMAALSVYIFLLEKYREGNRGARIDFVVTAIFTFFWLVSSSAWAKGLSDVKENTDPDEVIKLIPACRHEDNRCQEVHEPIVSGLNTSVAFGFCNLVLWAGNLWFVFKETGWLSAFSSTYVPSGAKQPAPDTYAQAGYGQDPYAGSQGGYQPDYGQQQGGYEGGSYNQGGYDQGGPTSFSNEI, from the exons ATGGATGTAGTCAACCAg tTGGTCGCCACTGGGCAGTTCACTGTCATCAAACAGCCTTTAGGATTCATCAAGATCCTACAatgg TTTTTCGCCATCTTTGCTTTCTCCACCTGCGGCTCTTACTCCGGAGTCTTCCGCTTGAGTGTGGAGTGTAAGAACCGCACGGATAGCGACCTGGACATCGCTGTTGAGTTCTCCTACCCATTCAG ACTCCATCAAGTGTGGTTTGACGTGCCCAAATGTAAAGGTCCTGAGCAGGAGCGTCTGTTCCTTGAAGGTGACTACTCTTCCTCGGCTGAGTTCTTTGTCACTACTGGGGTTTTGTCCTTCCTCTACTCTATGGCAGCTCTGTCCGTCTACATTTTCCTCCTTGAGAAATATCGTGAGGGAAACCGTGGCGCACGTATC GATTTTGTGGTGACGGCTATTTTCACCTTCTTTTGGTTGGTGAGCTCATCGGCATGGGCTAAAGGCCTCTCGGATGTTAAGGAAAACACCGACCCTGATGAGGTCATCAAACTCATACCAGCCTGTCGGCATGAGGACAACCGCTGTCAAGAAGTGCACGAGCCTATTGTGTCTGGCCTAAACACGTCCGTG GCATTTGGCTTTTGTAACCTGGTGCTATGGGCAGGAAACCtctggtttgtgtttaaggaGACTGGCTGGCTCAGTGCTTTTTCTAGCACCTACGTGCCCTCGGGAGCAAAACAGCCAGCACCTGACACCTACGCCCAGG CTGGTTATGGTCAAGACCCTTATGCTGGCTCTCAGGGTGGGTATCAACCCGACTACGGGCAACAACAGGGCGGATACGAAGGAGGAAGCTACAACCAGGGAGGATATGATCAGGGCGGACCGACTTCCTTCTCTAATGAAATATGA
- the plp2b gene encoding proteolipid protein 2b, whose translation MADTAESPSFVDKLKAYVRTRKGTILSVEILLSLICIICYAASLYGGYSAVAICEMVFAIIFFVIFMMELDKQLQLVNWLWSDLLRAGIGALLYIITSLICVINGVGDGARIAGGVFGLIAGIVFCYDTYTLFIELKSTQGRSTVSTDA comes from the exons ATGGCAGATACAGCAGAAAGTCCAAGCTTTGTGGACAAACTAAAGGCCTATGTACGAACTCGGAAAGGGACCATACTGTCTGTGGAAATA CTCCTGAGCTTGATCTGCATCATCTGCTACGCAGCGTCGCTGTATGGCGGATACTCAGCAGTGGCTATTTGTGAGATGGTCTTTGCCATCATCTTCTTTGTCATCTTCATGATGGAGCTGGATAAACAGTTACAGCTCGTCAACTGGCTCTGGAGT GATTTGTTACGCGCTGGGATTGGTGCACTGCTGTACATCATCACCTCTCTGATCTGTGTGATCAATGGAGTTGGAGATGGAGCACGTATCGCAGGAGGG GTGTTTGGACTTATCGCTGGCATTGTGTTTTGTTATGATACATACACCCTTTTTATAGAGCTCAAGAGCACCCAAGGACGGTCGACAGTTTCCACAG ATGCTTGA